The Colwellia sp. M166 genome segment ATCGTAGACAAATTAAAACTCAAATTGAAGCTTTACACCCTCTACTATAAAATTCTACTCTCGTTAGCTGCCAACAATAAATTGTTTGTCTGCCATTGATTTGTTCAAAAAAAAAGCACATTGCTATTCAATTAAACATGAACCGGAACATTATGTTAAGTAAATGGTTAATTACCATGCTTTTTCATAAGTGTTCCCATTTATTTGTGTTATAAATAAGATTGTAACGAGTAAATTACTTTTACTGGTTGATAATAACAATAATAATAAGTTTATGTATTATAAAATCAGATTAATCGGGAATTTGTATGTATTTCTACGCTGCTAGGCAACCTATTTTAGATAAAGAAAAAAAGCTCTTTGCCTATGAACTATTGTTTCGTGACAGTATCGATAATATTTTTCCCGACATTGACGCTGACGAAGCAACCACTAAAATGATCGAAGCGAGTAACTTTAATCTAGGCATCAGTGAATTTACCGGCAATAAGCCAGCTTTCATTAATTTCACCTTAGCAACACTGCTCAAAGGGTACCCAGAAACCCTGACACCTGAAGAAGTTGTTGTCGAAATTTTGGAAACAGTAAAACCAGGTAAAAAGCTATTAGCAATCTGTAAGAATTTACATGACAAAGGTTATACCATAGCCTTAGATGATTATATTCATCAAGCTGTTTGGCAACACTTTTATCCGTTTATTCACATTATTAAAATCGACTGGCAAGTCACGTCCTTAGAAACTATAAAAGCAGTAAAATTTGCTATTAAAAATTTCCCTCATATCAAATTGCTAGCGGAAAAGGTCGAAACTTATGAAGAATATAACCAAGCATTAGCGTTAGATTTTGAGCTCTTTCAAGGTTTCTTTTTTGCAAAACCAGAAATGGTAAAAACTAAAAGCCTATCCCCATCACAAATGGCAATGGCAGAATTGCTTTATGAAACATCAAAAAAAGATCTAGACCTCGCAAGTATCACCTCAGTTTTTGAGCGTGACGTAACCTTATCGTATAAATTATTGCGTTACGCAAACTCAGCAATTTTCAAACGACGCAATGAAATAGCAACCATTAAGCAAGCATTGGTTACACTAGGCTCAGGGGAATTAAAACGCTTTTTGGGCTTAATGTTTGCGTCTAATATTAATCCGGATAAGCCATCAGAGCTTATCAACGCAGCCATGGTACGTGCAAAATTTTGTGAACTAATGGCCAGTGATGTTAAACCGCCAATAGATAATTCTATCGCATTTTTAACCGGTTTATTGTCATTAATTGACGCCATTGTTGATGAAGAGCTAGCAAGTATTCTCTCGAAGTTGCCTTTAGCACAAGAAATAAAAGACAGCTTGTTAACGCGTAAAGGCTCAATGGCGGCACTC includes the following:
- a CDS encoding EAL and HDOD domain-containing protein, encoding MYFYAARQPILDKEKKLFAYELLFRDSIDNIFPDIDADEATTKMIEASNFNLGISEFTGNKPAFINFTLATLLKGYPETLTPEEVVVEILETVKPGKKLLAICKNLHDKGYTIALDDYIHQAVWQHFYPFIHIIKIDWQVTSLETIKAVKFAIKNFPHIKLLAEKVETYEEYNQALALDFELFQGFFFAKPEMVKTKSLSPSQMAMAELLYETSKKDLDLASITSVFERDVTLSYKLLRYANSAIFKRRNEIATIKQALVTLGSGELKRFLGLMFASNINPDKPSELINAAMVRAKFCELMASDVKPPIDNSIAFLTGLLSLIDAIVDEELASILSKLPLAQEIKDSLLTRKGSMAALIMLLEFIERAEWSKTTTVIETLGLEKAKVIKNYNEAIAWADEQSSTKS